A genomic region of Equus caballus isolate H_3958 breed thoroughbred chromosome 1, TB-T2T, whole genome shotgun sequence contains the following coding sequences:
- the PIERCE2 gene encoding piercer of microtubule wall 2 protein: protein MTEYDGDKKSNSASNSDTEMKAEQLPPCVNPGNPVFSCMLDPKTLHTATSLSKPTMIMYKTNSGSYGEFLPMPQFCPCIYSPKEQVFSSHIRATGFYQNNTLNTAPDRTRTLDFPNFQHTL, encoded by the exons ATGACCGAGTACGACGGG gATAAGAAAAGTAATTCAGCTTCAAATTCAGACACAGAAATGAAAGCTGAACAACTGCCTCCTTGTGTGAACCCCGGCAACCCTGTGTTTTCATGTATGTTGGACCCAAAGACACTCCATACGGCTACCTCCCTATCAAAACCTACGATGATTATGTATAAAACCAATTCAGGTAGTTATGGTGAATTCTTACCTATGCCACAGTTTTGTCCTTGCATTTATAGTCCAAAGGAGCAAGTATTTTCAAGCCATATCAGAGCTACGGGATTTTATCAAAATAACACTCTGAACACTGCACCTGACAGAACCAGAACCCTTGATTTTCCTAATTTTCAACATACTCTATGA